GGAATTTTAGCAAAAAATAGTGGACCTGCTATTGCGCTTACCTATTCTTTAATGGGAGTTGCTATAACTACTTTTTTTATCGGTTGTCTTCCAACTTATGAAACACTTGGTTGGATTGCACCTTTTTGTTTAATTTTGTTAAGAATGATAAAAGGATTATGTGCATCTGGTGAAAGTACAATTGCAAGCCTTTATATTATTGAAAACAAACCAAAAGCAATTTCTGTATCTCATTCAAATTTTTATAATTCAACTACAGTTTTAGGTATCTTACTTGCATCTTTAATAACCGTAATAGTTACAAATTTTAAAGCTAATGAATATTTATGGCGTATACCCTTTTTATTAGGAGCCTTCACGGGATTTATTGCATATCGATTAAGAAAAGAATTAAGATATTTTGAGAAACAAAAAACTAGTATTTTTAAATTCTATTCTTTTTCAAATTTAATTTTTTTATGGAAAAATAAATATCTAGTTTTACGCATTGCTATAATTGATGGCTTTTCTTATTTAACTTATAGCGTTCCTTTTGTTTTTATGAATGCTTTTATACCGCTTATTAGTTCAATAAGCTTAGAATCAATGATGTATTATAATAGCATTCTCCTTATTCTTGATTTTTTATTAATACCAATAATTAGTAAAATAATTAGAAGATTTAAATTTGCGAGTGTAATGATACTATCTTCCTTTATATTTTCATTTACTCTTCCATTTTTATTTTATTATGCGGAAAATTCTTCAATTTACTACGTAACATTTATTCGCATTTGGATAATAATTTTAGGAGTAACTTATCTAACTCCACTAAATGTTTGGTTAAATTCATTATTTAATTCAAATGATAAATATTTTCTAATTGGAATTGGTAGATCTTTAGGATCTACAATAATAGGTCGCTCACTTCCTATGATATGTTTATCTATTTGGCATTTTACGCATAGTATTTTTTTAACTATTTTGTATATAAGCTTACTTGGAATTATGACTTTAATAACGATAATATCTTTAAAAAATGTTTCTAATATTTCTCTGCAATCCAAACTAAATGATTAGGTTGATCTTCCTCAAAAAGAATTACATTAAAATTATTTTCTTCGAGTAGTTTATTATACTCTTCAGGAGAAAAACTATAATAAGAAAATTTTTCACCTAACATATCGGCATTAAGTATTTCGATATTTTCGCTGCCTGTAGTAAACACTACTCTACCAGAATATTTTAACCAATCTGAAAATTTAGCTATCATTAATTCTTGATCATTATGAGGTAAATGAAAAAAACTATCCCAAGCAATTACAACATCAAATTTTTTATCAAATTCAATTGTTCTCATATCACCAAAAATAATTTCAAGCTTAGTTAAATTTTCTTTTGCTTTTTTAAGAAGTTCTTTGGAACTATCAACACCGGTTACATTAAAATTTTTGTCTATTAAATAAGAAGCTATTGGTTCACCTGTACCACAACCTAAATCTAAAATATGTGAATCTTCTAATAAATTTTCTGTCAAAATATCTAAATATATTTTTTCTTTTTCTAAATTTTTTGTACGAGCTAAATCAAAATCTTTGGCAATTTTATCATAATTTTTGCCTTGATCATTTGACATTTAAATTTACCATAATTTAAAATTGGGATTTAATGAATTTTATTATACTTCCCGCAACGTCAATTCCTGTTACAGTTTCAATTCCTTTAAGGCCTGGGGATGAATTTACTTCAATAACCATTGAGCCATTATTTGATCTTAAAATATCAACTCCAGCTATACCTAAACCCATTACTCTTGCAGCGCTTATTGCCATATGAATTTCTTCATCAGTTAGAACAACCGGTTCTCCTACTCCACCTTGATGTAAATTTGCTCTAAATTCACCAGGCTTCATAGCTTTTCTTTCCATACTGGCAACAACTTTATCACCAATTACAAAACATCTAATGTCTGAACCTGAAGCTTCTTTTATATACTCTTGAATAAGGATATTTGCTTTTGCACCTTTAAAGGCATTTATAACATTTTCTGCCATTCTATTATCTTGCGCTAAAACTACACCCACACCTTGTGTACCTTCGAGTAACTTAATAATTAGAGGTGCTCCACCAACTATCCTAATTAATTCTGAAGTGTCTTCATGTGAATGACCAAAAGCGGTTATAGGGATATTAATTCCATTTTTAGCAAGCAATTGTAAACATCTATATTTATCACGTGAATTTACAATGCCTGCTGAAGAATTAGCAGTGTAAACTTCCATCATTTCAAATTGTCTTACAACTGCTGCGCCATAAAATGTTATAGAAGCACCAATACGAGGAATTACTACATTTACATTATCTAATTCTTCTCCACCACGAAGCCAAACTTTAGCCCCTTTAGGAGAAGAACCCATGTAACATTTTAAAGTATCAATAATTCTAATCTGAAACCCTTTTTCTCGTGCTGCTTCGATTAATCTTTTATGAGAATAAAGATTCGGGTTCCTAGCAAGAAGTGCTATATTCATTAATTTATAGATTGTTCGTTATCTTGTTGATACAATTTTGTAAAATCAATTGGCTTTAACATAAGCGGAGGAAAGCCCCCGTCTCTAGTTGCATCGCTCACAATTGCTCTTACAAAAGGAAATAGTAATGTCGGACAATAGATTACTAGGACATTTCTATGAAATTCTTCAGGAATTGTACTTAAATCAAATATTCCTGCGTAAGCTACTGACACTATAAAGATTGTTTCATCGGAATGATTTGTTGCAGTTGCCGTCACATTTAATACAACTTCATAATTATTTTCTTCAAATTTTTGAATATTTACATTTACATCAAGCCCGATTTTTGGTGCATCCTTTTGGATTAAGCTCATTGGTGAATTTGGGTTTTCAAAAGATAGATCTTTTAAATATTGTGCTGTAACTTCAATATCGAATGATTCATTACTATTTTGCATTTTTTATCCTTTAATTTAACTTAACTTCTTCTAAAATATTTTTAAATTCTTCAATTATCTCTAAATATAATTTACGTTTAAATGGTACTATTATTTCAGGTAATTCATCTACGTTTACCCATTTCCAATCTGAAAACTCTGGAACTTCTTTTTGTAGGTCAATTTCATCATCCGAACCTTCAAATTTTATTAAAAACCAAAGTTGCTTTTGACCTCGATATTTCCCATCCCATAATCTTGTCATCAAATAATCTGGAAGGTCATAATAAAACCATATTTTACTTTTAGCAATTATTTTAGCAGTTTTGATTCCTGTTTCTTCATATAATTCTCTATAAGCTGCTTCTTCAGGAGTTTCACTTTCGTCTATCCCTCCTTGCGGCATCTGCCATGAGTCTGTTTTTGTATCTATACGTTTACCTACAAATACTTTGCCTTCTTTATTTGTAATCATAAGTCCGATCCCAGGACGATAGGGCAAAGTAAGGTAGTAATTATTTGTTACCACTACTTTTTCTCTTTTAAAAAATCTTATTTAAACAATTCACTAATATTTACAATACTTATTTTATCATCATCTTTATGTGAATCAATCCAATTACTAATTATTTTGATGGAAATTGGATAAGGCCTTGCGATAGCGAATGCATAACCAGTACTAAGTGCTGTATCATATAGTATTTTCATTCTGGTTTCAATTGCTTCATTTGTTAATTCATAATCTATTACAATTGGGTTAGTTAAATATCTAACTTTACTTCCTTTTAAATTTTTAGTTGCATCAAGAGTTAAGCTATCGCTGTATATTAATTTATATCCCTTCTCTGCAATTGTTTTATAAACGGCTAAAGCTTTATCTGATGAACTAAACTTTTCATTTCCAAAAGTATAAAAACCATTAAGTTTATTAAATTTTTTAATAATATTATTTAAATTATCAAAATTCTGCTTATTAGTATTATAACTTAAAATTGATAAAAAACCTTTATCTTCATTTTTGTAATCTATTGGTTCTAGGGGTAATTCTACATAAATTTCGTGATTCTCACTAACAAATTCATTTTCCCAATAAGGAATATTAGCTGAGTAAGGAGAAATTCCTATACCTACATATGGCTGTAAACTAAAAGCCATTTTTGTTGCAGACTCACTTAGACCAAGATTTATTACTAAAAAACCTATTTTAGGTTTAAATTTATTAACAGCTGCTTGTTGTTGAGATGCTGCTGCATTGGCAGATGTTTCTGTAGCTGGATGCTTATTTGGTATGTTATTACTTGCCTCTCCTTCTACCTTGTTGATTGAAGGTGTTTCAATTTTTATTTCTTCTGCAGTTGTTTTCTCTTTTTCACCAGGCCTATTAAATGCTAAAAACTTTAAGTTTTTTAAATCATATATAACCTTTTGTCCTTCTTTAACTGAAGTTTCATTTCTTACATTTTGAAGAAATATATAAAAATATAAAACATAAACTATACTTATAATAATTGAAAGCCAGGAGAAAAATGATAATATTCTTCTAATATTAAAAATAACTTTAAGTTTATTACTAAAACTACTCATTTCTTCTTTCCTGTAGAGCTATATATATCTATAGTTTTTATTACATCTATTGCTCTTGCTAATTGAAAATCTTGTTCATACATTTCATTTAGTTTCTTTTCTTGCTCTGAAATTTCTTTTTCAGGACTTACCTTTTCAAGATGTCTGTGCAAGGTTGATTCATGGATTTTAAGTTTAGCTGGAGCAGCCTTTTCTATTTTGGCTTGTTCTACATAAATATCCGGGGTTATTCCTTCTGCTTGAATAGATTTATCGGCTGGAGTGTAGTATCTAGCAGTTGTAATCTTCATCGCACCTCCATTACTCATTGGCATTACAGTTTGAACTGAACCTTTACCAAATGATTTTGTCCCTAAAATTATAGCTCTTTTATTATCTTGAAGTGCGCCTGCAACAATTTCAGGAGCGGAAGCTGTTCCATTATTAATTAAGACTACAATAGGTAATCCATTTGTTATGTCTCCCTTTGTAGCTGAGAATTTAAATTCTTCTTCATTATTGCGTGATTTTGTTGTAACTATTTTGCCTTCATTTAGAAAACTATCAGCAACTGCAACGGCTTGCTCTAATAATCCACCTGGATTATTTCTTAGATCAAGGATTAAACCTTTTAGTGGTTTTTTAGCTTGCGATTTTAAAGTATCATACTCTTTTATCATAGCTTCATTGATTTTTTCATTAAAAGTATTAAGCCTTACATACGCTATATCTTCAAATAATTTTGAGCGTGTTGACCTAATTTTTATAATTTCTCTTATAAGATTTATGTCTAGCGGCTCATTTAAACCATCACGAGTTATTGTAAGTTTTATTTCGGTACCCGCTTTTCCTTTCATTTTTTCTACAGCTTCTGTTAAGGTTAACCCAAACACAGGCTCTGTATTAATCCCTATTATGAAATCTCCTGGTTTCATTCCTACTTTTTCTGCAGGCGTCCCTTCAATTGGGGTTACTACTTTTACTAAACCATTTTCCATAGTAACTTCCATGCCGAGTCCACCGTATTCACCCCTAGTGATTTGTCTCATATCTTCAAAACTTTTAGGGTCCCAATAAGCTGAATGTGGGTCTAAAGAAGATAACATTCCATTAATAGCTGCTTCGATTAATTCTTTATCTGAAACTTCAGTAACGTATTCTTTCTTAACTTTTGCAAAAGATTCATAAAATAGAGCTAAGAATTCAGTAGAATTAGTACCTAATATATTTGCTACTGTACTTTTTTCACCTGAAAATTTTGCTAATGAAAAATTTGAAATTAATACTGTAAGGATAATGGTAATGAAAGTTATCGAAATTCTTCTAATATTAAAACTCATAATTTAACTTAACTCTTATATAAATGTTATATATTTTCTCATTTTTATCTAATTATAAAGCATTTCTGCTTTTAATTAACTTTTTTACATTTCTTACTACAATTTAAATTTAACAAATTTTTCATTTTTGTAACTCTATATTGTCTTATTCTTATATCTTGATATTATTGTAAAAATAAATTTATTCAACAGAACTTTAAAAGAAAATTATTTTGTTATTAAGAAATTATTTATGAAAAATTACGCAATTGTTACTTTTTTAATAGTATTATCGATTTTGGGTTTATATTTAATTCAAGATATACTATTCCCTTTTATAATAGGTATAATACTTTCCTATCTCTTTAACCCACTTACCGAATGGTTAGTTAAACATAAAGTTAACAGAAGTGTAGCAAGTGCAATTGTGGTATTAGTTATTTCATGCTTTTTATTATTAATATTAATTAGTTTCATTCCATTAATTGCTGCTCAAGTAGTTTCATTTATTAGTCAAGCTCCTAAATATTTTGTGAACATTAAGTCGTTTATTATTTCGAAAATTTTTCCATTTTCAAATATTATAAGCGAAGAAAGTATCTATAGTTATTTTAAAAGAAATTTGCCAAATTATAGTGATGAAATAGCTATTAATGCTAAAAATAGCTTGATAGGTATTCTTTCTTCAGGCGCTGAATTAATTAATTTTATTGCTCTTATATTTGTGACACCAATCGTTATGTATTATATCTTAAAAGATTGGAATACTATAAGACAATACTCTTTTAAATTAATACCTTTAAAATATAAAGAATCGATAAATCTATTTATTTACGATGTTGATAAAGTACTTTCAGGCTATTTAAGAGGTCAATTATTAGTTATACTTACAATGATTGTTTATTATGTAGTAGCCTTATCGATATTAGGAATTCATAACAGTATAGTATTGGGGATTGCATGTGGAGCACTCACTCTAATACCGTATGTAGGAGCTATATTTTCATGTATATTATGCTCTGTAATAATATTCTTTCAATTTAACTCAATGTCGCCAGTACTTGCATGCGTTCTTATTTTTGTAATAGGTCAAACTATTGAATCAAATATTATTGTTCCTAGGCTTATAGGTGATAAGATTAATTTAAATCCTGTATGGTTAATTTTTGCTATGATGACTGGAGGAACACTTTTTGGTATAACTGGAATTATCCTTGCTGTACCTATAGCAGGCATTGTTGGAGTGGCTTCACGTCATATGACAAAGGCATATATAAAATCTAATTTTTATTTAAACTAAAATTTTCATGTACACCCAATTTTCTTTACCTATTGATATACCCAATATCGATGATTCAGGTTTTTTAAAATCGGAATGTAATAGCTTTGCTTGTAAATTTGTTGAATCCTGGCCTAGTATTCTTACTAATTATTATATAACTATTTTAACTGGTGAAAAAAAGTGTGGAAAAACTACCCTTCTACATTTATGGCAAAATAAAAATAAGGCTTTTGAAATCAAACCTATTAAACATTTAGATAAAATTATTCAATCCCTTGAAAATAATAAATATTTTATTATTGATGACATATTTAGATGGAGTAAACTTCAAGAACAGCTTTTGCATATAATAAATTATGTTGTAAACAACAAAAAACACTTACTTATAACCAATAACTATACAAATTTTAATGAGATATTCAATTTAACAGATTTAGCTTCACGTTTGTCTTCTTTCAATGTTATAAAAATTGAATCAGTCGATAGTTCCTTAGCAAAACAATTACTCATGAAAAATTTTATTCAATATCAAATTAGACTTAAAAAAGAATTTATTGACTTTATTATTGACAATTACGAGCTTTCGTATTCTTTAATTGAAGAGATAAGCAAGAAAATTATTGACTATATAGTAAATAATAATAATAAAAACCTTACGCTAAAAATGCTTAAAGAAATTATAACATAAAAATTAATAAATTAAAAATTATAAAAATGCAAAATCAAAAAAGTGCAAAGATTGCTCTTACGAATGTTGATGTAACTGGTATTGATTGTTTCGCTAGATCATTTTTTATTAAACATATTTTTTTAAATCCTTTTAAATTTAAAAATAAAAAGGATAAAGTTAAAATCCCTATTTTAAAAAATATTAATTTAGAAATAAATCATGGTGAAAAAGTAGGTTTTTTAGGATTTAACGGATCAGGTAAAAGTTCTCTTTTAAAAGCTATAGCAGGAATTTATCCGCAAGAAAGTGGAAAAATAGATGTTTACGGTACAATCTCAGCCATAATTGATATGGGCTTAGGGTTCGATGGTGAATTAACAGGCAGAGAGAATATTAAGCTTGGCTTATTATACTTTAATAGAATAACTGAATATTCAAAAGAGCTCGAAGAACAAGTTATTGAATTTTCTGAGTTAGGTGAAAAAATCGATGTACCTATAAAATATTATAGTTCTGGTATGATTTCGCGCTTAGCATTTTCTATTTCAACTTCTACAGAAAGTGACATTTTACTTCTTGATGAGGTTTTTGCTGCCGGAGACGCAAAATTTGTACAAAAATCTTCTGATTATATGAAACAGAAATTTCAAAAATCTTCTATTTCTATAATGGTTTCTCACGCTGAAAATATTATACGTGAAAATTGTACAAGATGTGTCTTATTGCAAAATGGTGAGATAATCGCAGACGGCGCTACTGATGATGTTTTTAAAGAATATAATAAGGTTAAAATATGATTTCTCATTTTAAGAGAATTTTTTCTAAAAGTTATGTAATTTCAGTATTTTATATAACAAAATTTAGTCTTAGGACTCAGTATCAAAATTCTTTTTTTGGTATTTTATGGTCATTAATTCAACCCCTGGTCTTTGTGGGCGTTACTTCAGTTGTTTTTTCAATTATTATGCGTTTTCCCTTTGCAGATCATCTTATTTACATGACTTCTGGTGTTGTTACTTGGAATTTCTTCGTAAATTCAGTAAATACAGGATCTACCTCTTTAGTTAGAAGAGAAAGTCTATTAAAGAAATGTATAGTTTCTAAAACTATTTTTCCTGTAGCAGATGTTAGCGGCGCATTTTTTGTTTTTACAATTTCTATATTGGTAGTTTTAATACTAATTAACGGTATAATTTTTCATAAACTTTATTTTAGTGTATTATATTTGCCAATTGCAATTTTACCTCTATTTATAACCTGTATATGTACTTCTATTTTACTAGCGTATCTAACACCATATTTTAGAGATATAAGTCATTTAGTAAATGTTGCATTAAACGTTATATTTTGGACTATGCCAGTTGCCTATCCTTTAGAAATAATCCCTGAAGCTAAAAGAATATTTTTTGAATATAATCCAATATATTTACTAATTTCTCCTATACAGGATGTAATGTACTATGGTCATTTCCCAACACCTATAAAATTCTTATTGGCCTTTACAGTAGCAGGTATTGCTTTTTTAATAGCTTTATTTACATATGCAAAATTAAGAAAAAAAGTTATTTACTATCTATAAAATTTTATTCTAAACTTAATAAGTTAAATTTTATTGAGTTTTTAAATTTATGCTATCACAAATTTTCAAGGTAATACGTACTTTTCCTACAATAAATAAAGGTGTTTTTACCAACAAAGCTTCTTATCATTCTAAAAATAAAGAGGACATTCACACAAATTTAGAAAATTTAGATTATAATAATCCTAACGATGTTATAAAAGCTATTAAACTTTTTCCTAAAAATTATAGTGAGATTTCCTCTTCTGAAGCTTTTAAATGGATTTATAAAAATGCAAAACAGCGAAACGAAAATCTTTGGGGTAAGTTCCAATATACTAAATCTTTTACTACTGATAAAAATGTGTCTGCAATTTGTAAAATAGTTATGGATGCAAATGATTCATCTGTCGAATATAGTGATTTAAATGCTAAAGAAGCATTAGAAGAATTACAAAAAGGTAGAGATATATTTTTAACAGATCATACTAACAAATCATTTATAAAAGTTCTTTCCTCTTACTCGGTTGAAGATCCTTATACACAAAAAATTAAATTTATTTTAAAAGAATTATATGAGCTTTTTCATGATGATAAATCCTTAAACTCTAATCATAAAAAACAGGAAATTATTTCAGCTCTAACAAAATTATCACCTAAAGATTCTTATATTTTCACAAGTACTCATAATATTTTTTCTTATACTAATCGTGAAAAAACTGAAGAAAAAAAATGTGAAAATGGTTTGGTCAAAAATAAGTAGATTTATACTTCTAAATTAACTGAAAAAAGGTCTTTAATAGAGTTTATAAAAGATGATTTAACCATCATTACTACTTTATCGAAAGGTAAAAACTCTGTATCTGCACTAGGAATAATAACATTATTTTCTCGTAAAATAGCAGCAAGGGCTATATGCGTAGAATCAATTTGATTAATAGGTTTAAAAGCTGCAAAAGAATTATCTGCAACTTCTACCTCTATAATTTCTACATCTTTTGTTCCAAGCATTTGAATAGAGGTTATATTATCATAATTAAAATGTCTTATAATACTATTAATTGTAATATCACGTGGGTTAATTATTAGGTCAATTCCAAGAGAAGATACTAAATCTGCATAACTATCATAATCATTTATTAGAGTAATAACTTCCCTACATCCTGCCGATTTTGCAAGTAAAGAAGCAAGTATATTTACTTTATCATCATTAGTTAAAACTAGCACCTTATCCGATTCAGTAACTTCAACTTCTTCTAAAATATTTTTATCAATAGCATTACCATTAATAATAATAGTTTTTTGTAAATCTTCAGCTATATAATTTGCTCTTTTTTCTGACAATTCAATTAATTTAACATTATGACGTGAATCATCTTGTTCTAATAGGCTTGCAACACTATGACCTATATTACCGCCACCTATAATTATAATATTTTTCTTACGACTAATTAACCCTGATAATTCACAAATTTTTTCTATCTCATCACTTGCAATGGCAATGCATAATTTATCTTTAGCTTGAATATATTTTATTTCTTCATCAAAAATGTATTCTTCATTCCTAAGCAATCCAAAAATTTTATATTTATTGCTATTAAAACTATCTATAATCTCTTGTTTCAGTATTGGATAACTATCTTTAACTTCTAAAATAAGAACTTTTATTTTATCTTCACAAAATGAGATTATATTTTCAACTCCAGGTACTTCTAAATGATCATATATAGCCTTTGCTACTTCATGTTCAGGAGAAATAAGTACATCGACATTCAAATTTCCTGTCTCATAAATGCTTGACCATTCTTTTCTTAGGTAACTTTGTTGTCGTATTCTAGCTATTTTTAAAGGAATATGGAAAATTGCATAAGCTATTTGGCATATCACGAAATTAACTTCATCTGAAACTGTTACAGCGATAATGGCATCAGCATTTTCCGCTCCTGCTTCTTTTAAAACATTTGGGTGCGAAGCAAAACCATGTATTGCTCTAATATCATGTGAATTATTAATTCTATTTACTACTTCGTGATTAGTATCAATTATAGTTACATCATGCCGCTCTTTCGCTAGATGTAATGCAATGCTGTAACCAACTAACCCAGCACCACAAATAATAACCTTCATCAATTAATCCTGTTATTGGCATTATTAGCTATTTTTTCATCATTATCGTTATTAATATCAGTTATGATATTTAATGATTTAAGTTTACGATGTAAGGCTGATCTCTCCATTCCTATAAAAGAAGAAGTTTTAGAAATATTACCATTAAATCTTAAAACTTGAGCGGTTAAATATTGTTTTTCAAAAATTTCTCTAGCTTCTCTTAAAGGTAAAGACATTAAGCTCACATTATTGTCAGGTCTTTGTATCGCAGCTTTATTAGATATTAATTCATTTGGAAGCATTTCAGCAGTAATTTGTTCGCTATAATTTCCCGGTACCATAATAAGTAACCATTCAATTATATTTTTTAATTGTCTTACATTCCCAGGCCATTCAAATAATTGAAGTGCAGCTACTGCATCTTCAGATAATTCTCTTTTTTGTACGCCAGAAATTTCTGCATGATAATTTATAAAATACTCGCATAAAAGAGGAACGTCTTCTTTTCTTTCAATTAGCGATGGTATTTTTATAGGCATAACATTTAATCTATAATATAGATCTTCTCTAAATCTGCCTTCTTTTATTAATTGTTCTATATTTCTACTAGTTGAAGCAATAACTCTTACATCATATCCTGGTTGCTGTAATTGACGCAAAAATAGATTTTGCATTTCAATAGACATATCAGTTACTTCATCAATATATAAGGTTCCATTATTTGCTTTTGCAAAAATACTGTTTTTATCTGATACAACATTATCATTTCCTGGTTTTTGATTTCCAACTATTTCTTGTTGGAATCTTTCTGATACAAAATTTACAGGATGAAATACTATGAAAGGATATTTAGCTCTTTTAGATTTTTGGTGAATT
The sequence above is a segment of the Sphingobacteriia bacterium genome. Coding sequences within it:
- the trkA gene encoding Trk system potassium transporter TrkA, producing MKVIICGAGLVGYSIALHLAKERHDVTIIDTNHEVVNRINNSHDIRAIHGFASHPNVLKEAGAENADAIIAVTVSDEVNFVICQIAYAIFHIPLKIARIRQQSYLRKEWSSIYETGNLNVDVLISPEHEVAKAIYDHLEVPGVENIISFCEDKIKVLILEVKDSYPILKQEIIDSFNSNKYKIFGLLRNEEYIFDEEIKYIQAKDKLCIAIASDEIEKICELSGLISRKKNIIIIGGGNIGHSVASLLEQDDSRHNVKLIELSEKRANYIAEDLQKTIIINGNAIDKNILEEVEVTESDKVLVLTNDDKVNILASLLAKSAGCREVITLINDYDSYADLVSSLGIDLIINPRDITINSIIRHFNYDNITSIQMLGTKDVEIIEVEVADNSFAAFKPINQIDSTHIALAAILRENNVIIPSADTEFLPFDKVVMMVKSSFINSIKDLFSVNLEV
- a CDS encoding sigma-54-dependent Fis family transcriptional regulator; translated protein: MSTILVVDDEKDIREIVQDILEDEGFKVIVASDGLDAIKKFNENNISTVLLDIWLEGSEIDGLGVLENIQAENSDIPVIMISGHATIEVAVQSIKMGAYDFIEKPLSTDKLLNILRRAIETYNLKKENNELKKKIGLPQLVGKSPHITQIKAIINKLAQTSSRVLISGPSGCGKRLVAELIHQKSKRAKYPFIVFHPVNFVSERFQQEIVGNQKPGNDNVVSDKNSIFAKANNGTLYIDEVTDMSIEMQNLFLRQLQQPGYDVRVIASTSRNIEQLIKEGRFREDLYYRLNVMPIKIPSLIERKEDVPLLCEYFINYHAEISGVQKRELSEDAVAALQLFEWPGNVRQLKNIIEWLLIMVPGNYSEQITAEMLPNELISNKAAIQRPDNNVSLMSLPLREAREIFEKQYLTAQVLRFNGNISKTSSFIGMERSALHRKLKSLNIITDINNDNDEKIANNANNRIN